A genomic segment from Glycine soja cultivar W05 chromosome 20, ASM419377v2, whole genome shotgun sequence encodes:
- the LOC114402048 gene encoding uncharacterized protein LOC114402048, with product MQVKQRPGQIFISQEKYADDLLKKFNMQDCKPLATPMAMNEKLSKDDRQNKVDAIVYRSLVGLLIYLTNSRPDIIHVVSIVSRFISNPSKAHFAAAKRILRYVKCTKDFGILYEADRDFNLTGYTDSDWAGSTNDRKSTSGYVFLLGNKAI from the coding sequence ATGCAAGTCAAGCAAAGACCTGGACAAATATTTATCTCGCAAGAAAAATATGCGGATGACTTACTGAAGAAGTTCAACATGCAAGATTGCAAACCACTTGCCACACCTATGGCGATGAACGAGAAGCTTTCAAAAGATGATAGGCAAAACAAAGTTGATGCAATAGTTTATAGAAGCCTAGTCGGTTTGCTAATCTACTTAACCAACTCAAGGCCAGACATCATACATGTAGTTAGCATCGTGTCTAGATTCATAAGTAACCCAAGCAAAGCACACTTTGCAGCAGCCAAGAGAATCCTAAGATATGTCAAATGCACAAAGGATTTTGGCATTTTGTACGAGGCAGATAGAGACTTTAACTTGACAGGTTATACAGATAGCGATTGGGCTGGAAGCACaaatgatagaaaaagcacaagtggataTGTGTTTCTTCTAGGCAACAAAGCAATATAA